A single window of Candidatus Binatota bacterium DNA harbors:
- the serS gene encoding serine--tRNA ligase, translating to MLDIKLIREDPAAAADRLALVGCEREQLTAVVELDARRRELIAAAEQMRADRKTRSKTIGAMPPGPEQEAAKAEVRELGERMGAAEKDLAEVAGSFEVAMLELPNFPHEDVPVGEGEEQNLVLREEGARREFDFTPLPHWELGERLGIIDFDRGVKISGTRFYLLRGDGARLQRALISWMLDLHSREHGYSEVYPPAMVRGECLLGTGNLPKFGDNLYRDIEEDFWWVPTAEVPVTNMYRDEVLSADSLPIKHVAFTPCFRREKMSAGRDVRGIKRGHQFDKVEMVRFVHPDSSDAQLLELLGNAEEVSRRLGIPWRVIQMCTGDLSFVAAMKYDVEMWAPGCEEWLEVSSCSNFRDFQARRANIRFKAGKDKPALVHTLNGSGLALPRVLISVLETYQRADGTVDVPEVLQPYMGGQQVIS from the coding sequence ATGCTCGACATAAAGCTTATACGCGAAGACCCCGCGGCAGCAGCCGACCGCCTGGCCCTGGTGGGCTGCGAGCGCGAGCAGCTGACGGCCGTGGTCGAACTCGACGCGCGCCGCCGCGAACTGATAGCCGCGGCCGAACAGATGCGCGCGGATCGCAAGACTCGCTCGAAGACCATCGGCGCTATGCCGCCAGGCCCGGAGCAGGAAGCGGCCAAGGCCGAGGTGCGAGAGTTGGGCGAGCGCATGGGCGCTGCCGAAAAAGATCTCGCCGAGGTCGCCGGCAGCTTTGAGGTCGCCATGCTCGAGCTGCCCAACTTTCCCCACGAGGACGTCCCGGTGGGTGAGGGCGAAGAGCAGAACCTGGTGTTGCGCGAAGAAGGCGCGCGCCGCGAGTTCGACTTTACGCCGCTGCCGCACTGGGAGCTGGGCGAGCGCCTGGGGATAATCGACTTTGACCGTGGCGTAAAAATCTCGGGCACGCGTTTCTACCTGTTGCGAGGCGACGGCGCCCGTCTGCAGCGCGCGCTCATCAGCTGGATGCTCGACCTGCACAGCCGTGAGCACGGTTACAGCGAGGTCTACCCGCCGGCCATGGTGCGCGGCGAGTGTCTGCTGGGCACCGGCAACCTGCCCAAGTTCGGCGACAATCTTTACCGCGACATAGAGGAAGACTTCTGGTGGGTGCCTACCGCCGAGGTGCCAGTGACCAACATGTACCGCGACGAGGTGCTGTCGGCCGATTCGCTGCCAATAAAACACGTGGCCTTCACGCCGTGTTTTCGTCGCGAAAAGATGTCGGCCGGCCGCGACGTGCGCGGCATCAAGCGCGGCCACCAGTTCGACAAGGTGGAGATGGTGCGTTTCGTTCACCCAGACAGCTCGGACGCCCAGTTGCTCGAACTGCTGGGCAACGCAGAGGAGGTATCACGCCGCCTGGGCATACCCTGGCGCGTAATACAGATGTGCACTGGCGACCTGAGTTTCGTGGCCGCCATGAAGTACGACGTGGAGATGTGGGCTCCTGGCTGCGAGGAATGGCTGGAAGTGAGTTCCTGTTCGAACTTCCGCGACTTCCAGGCCCGTCGCGCCAACATCCGCTTCAAGGCAGGCAAGGACAAGCCGGCGCTCGTGCACACGCTCAACGGTTCAGGACTGGCACTGCCACGCGTGCTCATATCAGTGCTGGAGACCTACCAGCGCGCTGACGGCACGGTGGACGTCCCCGAAGTATTGCAGCCGTACATGGGTGGGCAGCAGGTCATCTCCTGA
- a CDS encoding YraN family protein: MAGQDKRQKAESLGQRRLRLARAGEDAAAECLERAGMRVLDRNARLTSGEIDLVALDGEELVFVEVKLRADLDSALAAVDQRKRKQVSRVAVEWLARHHGLDRAARFDVVAVEGGSLECVHVVDAFDCAPED; encoded by the coding sequence ATGGCCGGACAGGACAAAAGACAGAAGGCCGAGAGCCTTGGCCAAAGGCGCCTACGCCTGGCCCGGGCCGGTGAGGATGCGGCGGCCGAGTGTCTTGAGCGTGCCGGCATGCGAGTGCTTGACCGCAACGCCAGGCTCACTTCGGGCGAGATCGACCTCGTGGCCCTGGACGGCGAGGAGCTGGTGTTCGTGGAGGTAAAACTCAGGGCCGACCTCGACTCTGCTCTCGCGGCGGTAGACCAGCGAAAGCGTAAGCAGGTATCGCGCGTTGCGGTCGAATGGCTGGCGAGGCACCATGGTCTGGATCGGGCCGCGCGCTTTGACGTGGTGGCCGTTGAGGGCGGCAGCCTCGAGTGCGTACACGTGGTTGACGCTTTCGATTGTGCTCCCGAAGACTGA
- the gatC gene encoding Asp-tRNA(Asn)/Glu-tRNA(Gln) amidotransferase subunit GatC, with amino-acid sequence MKISQAEVRRVATLARVELDDDELESVGRDLNRILDYVAKLDELDTSTVEPTAQVVDFAAPMRTDEVTNKPAPEDAVANAPRSDKNFFVVPSIIE; translated from the coding sequence ATGAAGATTTCGCAGGCCGAGGTTCGCCGCGTGGCCACGCTGGCCCGGGTGGAACTGGATGACGACGAGCTCGAAAGCGTGGGGCGCGACCTCAACCGCATACTCGACTACGTGGCTAAGCTGGACGAGCTCGACACCAGCACGGTAGAGCCCACCGCCCAGGTGGTCGACTTTGCCGCGCCCATGCGAACCGACGAGGTCACCAACAAGCCAGCCCCCGAGGACGCCGTGGCCAACGCGCCGCGCAGCGACAAGAACTTCTTCGTCGTGCCCAGCATAATCGAGTAG
- the gatA gene encoding Asp-tRNA(Asn)/Glu-tRNA(Gln) amidotransferase subunit GatA — MSELTNELTDLGVAQASQGLAARDVSSEELTRAFLERTLALDQGTSQAIGAYLELSAESALDQARAADALLASGDPTTPLTGVPIALKDIFITRDLATTCASRILAGFKPRFDGTVVARLREAGAVITGKLNMDEFAMGSSTENSALGTTRNPWNRDCVPGGSSGGSAAAVAARMVPGSFGTDTGGSIRQPAALCGVVGMKPTYGRVSRYGVIAFASSLDQVGPLANSVEDTALLFEAVAGHDPRDSTSIPQPAPDCRGSLHDGAKGLRVGVPREYFGEGLDPEVEKSVRALLAALERDGASLVEVELPHTEYAVATYYIVATAEASSNLGRYDGVRYGLREGEDGGLTNMYGASRDAGFGAEVKRRIVLGSYALSAGYYDAYYLKAMKVRTLIRRDFEQAFENCDVLLTPTSPDTAFELGSRTDDPLKMYMSDVLTIPCNLAGLPGLSLPCGLDSKGLPIGAQLLAPPLAEPLLFRAARACEKLIGFDQRPPEQDLAGGAGK; from the coding sequence GTGTCCGAACTCACCAACGAACTCACCGACCTCGGAGTTGCCCAGGCATCGCAGGGGCTGGCAGCCCGCGATGTAAGTTCTGAGGAACTCACCCGTGCCTTCCTCGAGCGAACGCTTGCGCTGGACCAGGGCACAAGCCAGGCGATCGGCGCCTACCTGGAGCTCAGCGCCGAATCGGCGCTCGACCAGGCCCGCGCCGCCGACGCCCTGCTCGCCAGCGGAGACCCGACCACCCCACTCACGGGCGTACCCATAGCCCTGAAAGACATCTTCATCACCCGCGACCTGGCCACCACCTGCGCGTCCAGAATACTCGCCGGCTTCAAACCCAGGTTTGACGGTACGGTGGTGGCGCGCCTGCGCGAAGCCGGGGCCGTGATAACCGGCAAGCTCAACATGGACGAGTTTGCCATGGGCTCATCGACCGAAAACTCGGCGCTGGGCACCACCCGCAACCCGTGGAACCGTGACTGCGTGCCCGGCGGCTCGTCGGGTGGCTCGGCGGCGGCGGTGGCCGCGCGCATGGTACCGGGCAGCTTCGGCACCGACACCGGCGGCTCGATCAGGCAGCCGGCAGCGCTTTGCGGAGTGGTCGGCATGAAGCCCACCTACGGACGTGTGAGCCGCTACGGGGTGATAGCCTTCGCCTCGTCGCTCGACCAGGTCGGCCCGCTGGCCAACAGCGTTGAAGACACCGCCCTGCTGTTCGAGGCAGTGGCCGGACACGACCCGCGCGACTCGACCTCCATTCCGCAGCCGGCGCCCGACTGCCGCGGCTCCTTGCACGACGGCGCAAAAGGGCTGCGCGTCGGAGTGCCCCGCGAATACTTCGGCGAGGGCCTGGACCCCGAGGTCGAAAAATCGGTGCGCGCACTGCTGGCCGCGTTAGAACGCGACGGCGCGAGCCTGGTTGAAGTGGAGCTGCCACACACCGAGTACGCGGTGGCCACCTACTATATCGTGGCCACGGCCGAGGCTTCTTCGAACCTGGGCCGCTACGACGGCGTGCGCTACGGCTTACGCGAAGGCGAGGACGGCGGACTCACTAACATGTACGGGGCGAGTCGCGACGCCGGATTTGGCGCCGAGGTAAAGCGCCGCATCGTGCTGGGCAGCTACGCGCTGTCGGCCGGCTACTACGATGCTTACTACCTCAAGGCCATGAAAGTGCGCACGCTCATTCGCCGCGACTTCGAACAGGCCTTTGAGAACTGCGACGTCCTGCTCACGCCGACCTCGCCCGACACGGCGTTTGAACTCGGCTCGCGCACCGACGATCCCCTGAAGATGTACATGAGCGACGTGCTCACCATTCCCTGCAACCTTGCCGGACTGCCCGGCCTGTCGCTGCCCTGCGGGCTCGACTCCAAGGGCCTGCCCATAGGCGCGCAGCTGCTGGCTCCGCCACTGGCCGAGCCCTTGTTGTTCAGGGCGGCACGGGCCTGCGAAAAACTCATCGGTTTTGACCAGCGACCTCCCGAACAAGACCTGGCCGGGGGCGCCGGCAAATGA